The Chryseobacterium aureum genome contains a region encoding:
- a CDS encoding reprolysin-like metallopeptidase yields the protein MKKQLTLIGMLLISGISFAQTDRLWSEGPRKTSSEIFENKTGISNPKVYNLDINGLKNVLAKAPKRLATGEKSELIISFPNSEGRMENFKVRENSNFAPELAAKYPDIKSYVGQGLDDPNSTVYFSVSPLGLSSMEIYGDKSAVFIEPYTKDLSSYVVYRKSDKKDDLNKFECTVVDAAQKGVSNSALAARPNADDAKLRTFRLALSCTGEYTTYFGGTKAQALAAMNTTMTRVNGVFEKDFAARMVLIANNDAVIYTNASTDPYSAASGMSNWNSQLQSTLTSVIGEANYDIGHLFGASGGGGNAGCIGCICTNGSKGSGYTSPADAIPSGDNFDIDYVAHEMGHQFGGNHTFSMNNEGTGANMEPGSGSTIMGYAGITSQDIQPHSDAFFHAISIQQITNNIKAKTCSVNTNTGNSIPTANAGLDYTIPKGTPFVLTGTGTDADGDSLTYIWEQMDNASSSQTGASSAASATKASGPNFRSWTPTTAPVRYFPRMASILTGATTTAGSEITVEALSSVARTLNFRFTVRDNKAGGSGNNSDDAVITVNGTAGPFNITSQNSATTYAGGSSQTVTWNVAGTTANGVNAANVDILWSTDSGNSWTTLLAGTPNDGSQAVTIPNSTTTTGRIMVKGSNHIFFDVNNANISVNAGSGTPDTVAPTAPTLAASGTTSTTTNLSWSGATDNVAVTGYDVYQGASLIGSTASTTYTVTGLSPATTYSFSVKAKDAAGNASVSSNTVSVTTLSGGTVSYCSSSASNTADERIGNVTFGSINNTSTGTAGYENFTSVSTNVTAGNTYTISVTPVWTSTKYNEAYAVYIDYNGDGDFTDSGELAWTKAGSTTSPVTGSITIPSTATAGSTRMRVMMKYSSIPTSSCEAFTYGQVEDYTLNIVSSGKGNLQNTKDLITDVQLYPNPVRDQLYISNTTSEDYKIFDMGGKLIDSGKLQRGSVNVSSLVKGAYMIQIGESAKRFIKN from the coding sequence AATTCTGAAGGCAGAATGGAAAATTTTAAAGTGAGGGAGAATTCCAATTTTGCCCCTGAACTGGCAGCAAAATATCCGGATATCAAATCCTATGTAGGACAAGGTCTGGACGATCCTAATTCCACAGTCTATTTCAGTGTTTCTCCACTAGGACTGTCTTCCATGGAAATTTACGGTGACAAATCTGCAGTTTTCATTGAGCCCTACACTAAAGATCTTTCTTCTTATGTAGTCTACAGAAAATCTGACAAAAAAGATGATCTTAACAAGTTTGAATGTACAGTAGTAGATGCTGCACAGAAAGGAGTTTCCAACTCTGCCCTTGCCGCAAGACCCAATGCTGATGATGCCAAGCTAAGAACATTCAGACTGGCATTATCATGTACCGGAGAATACACCACCTATTTCGGAGGCACAAAAGCCCAGGCTTTAGCAGCAATGAACACTACAATGACCCGTGTGAATGGTGTTTTTGAAAAAGATTTCGCTGCCAGAATGGTTCTTATTGCCAACAATGACGCCGTTATCTATACCAATGCCTCTACAGATCCTTATTCCGCTGCATCAGGAATGAGCAACTGGAATTCTCAGTTACAAAGTACTTTAACTTCTGTAATTGGGGAGGCCAATTATGATATCGGACACCTGTTCGGAGCTTCAGGAGGCGGAGGAAATGCAGGATGTATCGGCTGTATCTGTACAAACGGATCAAAAGGAAGCGGATATACTTCTCCGGCAGACGCTATTCCTTCAGGAGATAATTTTGATATCGATTATGTGGCTCACGAAATGGGGCATCAGTTCGGTGGAAACCATACTTTCTCTATGAACAATGAAGGAACCGGCGCCAACATGGAACCGGGTTCAGGATCAACCATTATGGGATATGCGGGAATTACCAGCCAGGATATCCAGCCTCATTCCGATGCGTTCTTCCACGCGATCAGTATTCAGCAGATCACCAATAATATCAAAGCTAAAACCTGCTCCGTAAACACCAATACAGGAAATTCAATTCCTACAGCCAATGCAGGTTTAGACTATACCATTCCAAAAGGAACTCCATTTGTTCTTACAGGAACCGGAACAGATGCTGACGGAGATTCTTTAACCTACATCTGGGAACAAATGGACAATGCCTCTTCTTCCCAGACAGGAGCAAGCTCAGCAGCCAGCGCAACTAAAGCTTCAGGACCTAACTTCAGATCATGGACTCCTACCACTGCACCGGTAAGATATTTCCCAAGAATGGCTTCCATACTAACCGGAGCAACGACTACAGCAGGCTCTGAAATCACTGTAGAAGCCCTTTCTTCGGTAGCCAGAACATTAAACTTCAGATTTACCGTCCGTGACAACAAAGCCGGAGGTTCAGGAAACAACTCTGATGATGCCGTAATCACTGTTAACGGAACCGCGGGACCATTCAATATAACTTCTCAGAATTCAGCAACCACCTATGCCGGAGGAAGTTCCCAAACCGTTACATGGAATGTGGCCGGTACTACCGCTAATGGTGTAAATGCAGCAAACGTAGACATTCTTTGGTCAACAGACAGCGGAAATTCATGGACTACTCTATTGGCAGGAACTCCAAATGACGGTTCGCAAGCTGTGACTATTCCAAATTCTACTACCACTACAGGAAGGATAATGGTAAAAGGATCGAATCATATTTTCTTCGATGTTAATAATGCCAATATCTCTGTAAATGCAGGTTCAGGAACTCCCGATACCGTAGCACCTACAGCGCCTACCCTTGCCGCTTCAGGAACTACCTCTACCACTACTAACCTTTCGTGGTCTGGTGCTACAGACAATGTAGCGGTTACCGGATATGATGTGTATCAGGGAGCTTCATTAATAGGCTCTACTGCCTCCACTACTTATACAGTAACAGGCTTAAGCCCTGCAACTACATATTCTTTCTCTGTTAAAGCAAAAGATGCAGCAGGAAATGCTTCCGTTTCCAGCAATACAGTAAGTGTGACTACACTTTCTGGAGGAACTGTTTCTTACTGCTCTTCTTCAGCATCCAATACCGCTGACGAAAGAATCGGCAACGTAACATTCGGATCTATTAACAATACATCTACAGGAACTGCAGGGTATGAAAACTTCACTTCGGTTTCCACCAATGTTACAGCAGGAAATACGTACACCATTTCTGTTACCCCGGTTTGGACGTCTACAAAATACAACGAAGCATACGCTGTTTATATTGATTATAACGGAGACGGAGATTTTACAGACAGCGGAGAATTAGCATGGACAAAAGCAGGATCAACAACCAGTCCGGTTACAGGATCTATTACCATTCCATCTACTGCAACTGCCGGATCTACAAGAATGCGGGTAATGATGAAATACAGCTCCATCCCTACTTCTTCATGTGAAGCATTCACGTACGGACAGGTTGAAGATTATACCCTTAACATTGTTTCTTCAGGAAAAGGAAATCTGCAGAATACCAAAGACCTGATTACAGATGTGCAGCTTTATCCAAATCCTGTGAGAGATCAGCTTTATATCTCAAATACAACATCAGAAGACTATAAAATCTTCGATATGGGTGGAAAACTCATCGACTCAGGAAAACTTCAGAGAGGTTCCGTGAACGTAAGCAGCCTTGTAAAAGGTGCTTATATGATCCAAATTGGAGAATCAGCTAAGAGGTTCATTAAAAATTAA